One window of Vibrio atlanticus genomic DNA carries:
- a CDS encoding LysR family transcriptional regulator, producing MANWEGVSEFVAVAERESFTGAAQKLATSVAQISRRVANLEERLAVKLLNRTTRKVSLTEAGQLYYQQCKLLVEGLEIAELAVMQMQSTPKGLLKVTAPVTYGERQLAPILHQFLKLHPQVELELMLTNQKLDLIDSGVDVAIRLGRLEDSSLVAKKLSQRQLYVCASPEYIERYGEPHTLSELSHHQCLVGGFEHWRFKENKRPRSVRVNGRIRCNSGLALLDAAKQSIGLVQLPEYYVSEDLESGELVEVLSDYRDDKEGIWALYPQNRNLSSKVRLLVDFLSEQLD from the coding sequence ATGGCCAATTGGGAAGGGGTAAGTGAGTTTGTTGCAGTGGCAGAGCGTGAAAGCTTTACCGGTGCGGCGCAGAAGCTCGCTACGTCGGTGGCTCAAATCAGTCGTAGAGTAGCAAACCTCGAAGAACGACTCGCGGTGAAACTGCTCAATCGAACGACGCGTAAGGTTTCTCTAACAGAGGCTGGGCAACTCTATTATCAGCAGTGTAAGTTGCTGGTTGAAGGCTTAGAAATTGCTGAGCTTGCGGTCATGCAGATGCAATCCACACCAAAAGGCTTACTGAAAGTCACTGCGCCTGTGACTTATGGTGAGCGCCAGCTCGCCCCAATACTTCATCAATTTTTAAAGCTCCATCCGCAGGTAGAACTTGAGCTGATGCTGACCAATCAAAAGCTCGATCTTATTGATTCGGGTGTCGATGTCGCTATTCGTCTTGGTCGCTTAGAAGATTCGAGCCTTGTGGCAAAGAAGCTGTCTCAACGCCAACTCTACGTGTGCGCCAGCCCTGAATACATTGAACGCTATGGTGAGCCGCATACGCTCTCTGAATTGAGTCACCACCAATGTTTGGTCGGTGGCTTTGAACATTGGCGATTCAAAGAGAATAAACGCCCTCGCTCGGTTCGTGTTAATGGACGAATTAGGTGTAACAGTGGACTAGCCTTATTGGACGCAGCTAAACAGAGCATTGGCTTGGTTCAACTGCCAGAATATTACGTGAGTGAAGATCTTGAGTCTGGCGAATTGGTTGAGGTGTTATCTGATTACCGAGACGATAAAGAGGGGATTTGGGCGCTTTACCCACAGAACCGTAATTTGTCTTCAAAGGTTCGCTTGTTAGTCGACTTCTTGTCTGAGCAATTAGACTAG